The genomic region GCAACGGTTGGAGCAGATGGAACATGGACAATTAATATTCCTAGTACAGTAAGTCTAAATGATAATGATGTTGTATCAGCAATTCAAAATGATGGTCAAAATAATTCAGGCGCATATTCAGTCATAGTCAAAGACACTATTGCACCGAATGCACCATTGATTAATGCAGTTGAAGCAGGGACAACTCAAATATCCGGACAAGGTGAAAATGGTTCACTGATTGTTGTGACATTCCCAGATGGTCAAACGGCATTAACAAGTGTAGATGAACATGGAAATTGGACAGTAGACGTACCACTAGAAACGCCTTTGCCGGTTGTAGGAGATGTAATTAAAGCAACATCGATAGATAACGCAGACAATACATCAGAAAATACAATTGCGAAAGCTGTTGATACTACAGCACCAGATACACCAGGTGTATTACCAGTTGAATTAGGTGAAACAACAGTGACTGGTACAGGAGAACCAGGTGCAACAGTAGACGTATTATTTAAAGATGGTACGGTGAAATCCGCTCAGGTCAATCAAGAAGGTGTATGGACGCTTGAAGCGACTTCAGAGAACTTACAATTAAATGATTCTATCATTGTTACGCAAACAGACCCATCACAAAACACGTCATTATCTGTAGAAGTCACAGTTAAAGATACAGTCCCACCAGAAGCACCAGGTGTGGAATCCATTGAGGCAAATGCCCCTCAAGTTAAGGGAACATCAGAGCCCAATGCACATATTATTTTAGAGACACCAGATGGTAAGGTAGTTGAAACAGACGCAGATCGTAATGGGAATTGGACGGCCGATGTATCAAATGTAGCTCCTTTACAAGATGGAAGTATTGTTGTAGTTCGACAACAAGATGCTTCATCGAATACATCACCTGTAACCCGTGTTACAGTCAAAGACACAGTTGCACCAGAAGCGCCGACCTTTAATGAAATAACATCCAGCAACTCAAACATCACAGGAACAGCAGAACCCAATAGCACCGTATCAATAAAACTTCCAAATGACGTTGAATTAACTGTCCAAGCACAGCAAGATGGAAGCTTTAGTGTCGCTATTCCTGAAGGCGTTGATTTAGCTGGAGGCGAAACCGTTCAAGCAACAGCTACAGATGCAGTAGGTAATATCTCACAACTGGCAACAACAACTGTCAAAGATACAACACCACCAGATTCACCTATTATACTGCCAATTAGCTCAAATGATACGACCATTTCAGGCATAGCAGAACCGAATAATACAATTAACATTAAAATGAATGGTCAATCGCTAGAACCAGTTCAATCTGACGAAACAGGACGTTTTACTATTAATATTCCTACAGTGTTAAATGGAGGCGAAATTGTAACTGCAACATCAACAGATCAAGCAAATAATACATCAACTGAGAATACAACAACTGTATCAGATGAAACGCAACCTGAAGCACCAACAGTCAATAAAGTCACATCAGAAGATACGATAATAACAGGAACAGCAGAGCCAAATAGTACTGTAACGATTAAATTTCCTAATCGTGAAACAGCAGTTGGAGAAGCGGATACGAATGGTAAATATACAATTAATATTCCAAGTACTATAGACCTTAGAGGAGGGGAAACGATTGTTGTAACAGCTACAGATACAGATGGGAACACCTCTCCAGCGTCAGAAACTATAGTCGAAGATCAAACAGCACCTAATCCTCCGACCGTTAATCCAATCACATCGGAATCAACAACGATTACAGGAACAGCAGAACCGAACTCGACAGTCCTTGTGACATTGCCGGGAGGTTCGATAATTGAAGCAACGACGGAGGCAAATGGACAATATAGTGTAGATTTCCCTGATACGCTTGATTTAAAAGGAGGGGAAACAATCACAGTTGTGGCGAAAGATAACGCAGACAATACATCTACATCAACCGTTAAAATAGTAGAAGATGTAACGCCACCAAACGCACCAACTATCAATCCAGTTACGTCGAACAGCACAGTAGTGACAGGAACAGCAGAACCCAATAGTACCGTAACGATTGCATTCCCAGATGGAACACAATTTGAAACGATAGCAAATGCAAGTGGTCAGTATTATCAAGATATATCGTCAGTAGGAACACTTATAGGTGGTGAAAGGGTGACTGCAACAGCTAAAGATGAGGCAGGCAATACATCTGATTCGTCATCTGCTCAAATTATTGACAAAACAGCACCGGATGCACCATCAGTTTCAGAAATCCATTCAACAGATAAATCTATTGTAGGAACAGCAGAACCCAATAGTACGGTTGAGGTTGTTTTTCCAGATCAAACATCAAAAACAACGACTACAGATAACACCGGTAAGTTTGAAATAGATATGACGGATGCTTATCCGCTTTTAGGTGGAGAAGAGCTTATTTTTAGCGCAACTGACAGTGCAGGCAATAAATCAGAACCATCGTCAGCGATTGTGCTAGATACAACGCCACCAAAAACACCAACCATTGAAACAGTAAAATCAACTGACACCACATTAAAGGGGCAAGCAGAGCCAAATACTATCGTGACAGTGACTTTCCCTAACGGTGATAAAGCAATTGGTGCAACAGATAGACTTGGACAATTTGATTTGGAAATGCCACCAAATGTTAATTTAAAAGGTGGAGAAGTGTTAACTGTGACATCAACAGATGGAGCAGGTAATACGTCAGAAGAAACGACAACAACAGTAGAAGATCAAACAGCACCAGAAGCACCGACGGTGAATCCAGTGACATCGAAAACAGAAGCCATAACGGGAACAGGGGAAGCAGGAAGCAAAGTGACAGTGACGTTCCCAGATGGCATAACAGCCACAGGAACAGTAGATGAAGAAGGGCGTTACGAAGTGAAAGTTCCAGCTACAGTAGATTTAAAAGGTGGAGAAACAATTAAAGCCACATTAACAGACAAAGCAGGTAATACGTCAGAAGCAACGTCAACAATAGTAGAAGATCAAACAGCACCAGAAGCACCGACGGTGAATCCAGTGACATCGAAAACAGAAGTCATAACAGGAACAGGAGAAGCAGGAAGCACAGTGACAGTAACATTCCCAGATGGCACAACAGCTACAGGAACAGTAGATGAAGCAGGACATTATGAAGTGAAAGTTCCAGATACAGTGGATTTAAAAGGTGGAGAAGTGTTAACTGTGACAACAACAGACGAAGCAGGTAATACATCAGAAGAAACGACAACAACAGTAGAAGATCAAACAGCGCCAGAAGCACCGACGGTGAATCCAGTGATATCAGAAACAGAAGTCATAACGGGAACAGGAGAAGCAGGAAGCACAGTAACAGTAACGTTCCCAGATGGAACAACAGCTACAGGAATGGTAAATGAAGAAGGTCGCTACGAAGTAAATATTCCAGGAACAGTAGATCTAAAAGGCGGAGAAGTGTTGACAGTGACAACAACAGACAAAGCAGGTAATACGTCAGAAGCAACGTCAATAACAGTAGAAGATCAAACAGCGCCAGAAGCACCGACGGTGGATCCAGTGACATCGGAAACAGAAGTCATAACGGGAACAGGAGAAGCAGGAAGCAAAGTGACAGTGACGTTCCCAGATGGAACAACAGCCACAGGAACAGTGGATGAAGAAGGGCGTTACGAAGTGACAATACCAGCCACAGTGGATTTAAAAGGCGGAGAAACAATTAAAGTCACAACAACAGACGAAGCCGGAAATCAATCAGAAGAAACGACAACAATAGTAGAAGATAAGAGTGCACCAGAAGCACCGACGGTGGATCCAGTGACATCGGAAACAGAAGTCATAACGGGAACAGGAGAAGCAGGAAGCAAAGTGACAGTGACGTTCCCAGATGGAACAACAGCCACAGGAACAGTGGATGAAGAAGGGCGTTACGAAGTGACAATACCAGCCACAGTGGATTTAAAAGGTGGAGAAACAATTAAAGTCACATCAACAGACGAAGCCGGAAATCAATCAGAAGAAACGACAACAACAGTAGAAGATAAGAGCGCACCCGACACACCGACGGTGGATCCAGTGACATCAGAAACAGAAGTCATAACAGGAACAGGAGAAGCAAGAAGCACAGTAACAGTGACGTTCCCAGACGGCACAATAACCACAGGAACAGTAGATGAAGAAGGGCGTTACGAAGTCAAAGTCCCAGATACAGTGGATTTAAAAGGCGGAGAAGTGTTGACAGTTACATCAACAGACGAAGCAGGTAATACATCAGAAGAAACGACAACAACAGTAGAAGACCAAACAGCACCAGAAGCACCGACGGCGAATCCAGTGACATCGGAAACAGAAGTCATAACAGGAACAGGGGAAGCAGGAAGCACAGTAACAGTAACGTTCCCAGATGGAACAACAGCCACAGGAACAGTGGATGAAGAAGGGCGTTACGAAGTGACAATACCAGCCACAGTGGATTTAAAAGGCGGAGAAACAGTTAAAGTGACATCAACAGACAAAGCAGGTAATACGTCAGAAGAAACGACAACAACAGTAGAAGATCAAACAGCACCGGAAGCACCGACGGTGAATCCAGTGACATCGAAAACAGAAATCATAACAGGAACAGGAGAAGTAGGAAGTACAGTGACAGTAACGTTCCCAGATGGAACAACAGCCACAGGAACAGTGAATGGAGAAGGCCGATATGAAGTCAGAATTCCGGACACAGTGGATTTAAAAGGTGGAGAAACAATCAAAGTGACATCAACAGACGAAGCAGGTAATACGTCAGAAGAAACGTCAATAACAGTAGAAGATCAAACAGCACCGGAAGCACCGACGGTGGATCCAGTGACATCGGAAACAGAAGTCATAACGGGAACAGGGGAAGCAGGAAGCACAGTGACAGTAACGTTCCCAGATGGCACAACGTCAGAAGGCATAGTGAACCAAGAAGGAAGATACGAAGTGAAAGTTCCAGCCACAGTAGATTTAAAAGGTGGAGAAGTGTTAACAGTAACATCAACAGACAAAGCAGGAAATCAATCAGAAGAAACGTCAACAACAGTAGAAGATCAAACAGCACCGGAAGCACCGACGGTGAATCCAGTGACATCGGAAACAGAAGTCATAACAGGAACAGGGGAAGCAGGAAGCACAGTGACAGTAACATTCCCAGATGGCACAACGACAACAGGAACAGTAGATGAAGCAGGACATTATGAAGTGAAAGTTCCAGCCACAGTAGATTTAAAAGGTGGAGAAACAATTAAAGTGACAACAACAGACGAAGCCGGGAATCAATCAGAAGAAACGACAACAACAGTAGAAGATAAGAGCGCACCCGACACACCGACGGTGAATCCAGTGACATCGGAAACAGAAGTCATAACAGGAACAGGGGAAGCAGGAAGCACAGTGACAGTAACATTCCCAGATGGAACAACAGTCACAGGAACAGTGGATGAAGAAGGCCGATATGAAGTCAAAATTCCGGACACAGTGGGATTAAAAGGCGGAGAAACGATTAAAGTGACGCTAACTGACGAAGCTGGCAATCAATCAGAAGAAACGACAACAACAGTAGAAGATAAGAGTGCACCGGAAGCACCGACGGTGAATCCAGTGACATCGGAAACAGAAGTCATAACAGGAACAGGAGAAGCAGGAAGCGCGGTAACAGTGACATTCCCAGATGGAACAACAGTCACAGGAACAGTGGATGAAGAAGGCCGATATGAAGTCAAAATTCCGGACACAGTGGGATTAAAAGGCGGAGAAACAATTAAAGTCACATCAACAGACGAAGCCGGAAATACATCAGAAGAAACGACAACAACAGTAGAAGATAAGAGTGCACCAGAAGTACCGACAGTAGATCCAATGACATCAGAAACAAAAGCCATAACGGGAACAGGAGAAGCAGGAAGCAAAGTGACAGTAACATTCCCAGATGGCACAACAGCCACAGGAACAGTGGATGAAGAAGGGCATTACGAAGTGAAAATTCCAGATACAGTGGATTTAAAAGGTGGAGAAGTGTTAACTGTGACATCAACAGATGGAGCTGGCAATCAATCAGAAGAAACGACAACAACAGTAGAAGATAAGAGCGCACCAGAGGAACCGACTGTAAATCCAGTGACATCGGAAACAGAAGTCATAACGGGAACAGGAGAAGCAGGAAGCAAAGTAACAGTAACATTCCCAGATGGCACAACAGCTACAGGAATGGTAAATGAAGAAGGTCGCTACGAAGTAAATATTCCAGGAACAGTAGATCTAAAAGGCGGAGAAGTGTTGACAGTGACATCAACAGACAAAGCAGGTAATACATCAGAAGGAACGACAACGACAGTAGAAGACCAAACAGCGCCAGAAGCACCAACTGTAGATCGAGTGACATCGGAAACAGAAGTCATAACGGGAACAGGAGAAGCAGGAAGTACAGTAACAGTGACGTTCCCAGATGGAACAACAGCCACAGGAACAGTGGATGAAGAAGGACGATATGAAGTCAAAATTCCGGACACAGTGGGATTAAAAGGCGGAGAAACAATTAAAGTGACGTTAACTGACAGTTCAGGAAATGTTTCAAAACCAACAGAAATGGTGGTAGCGCAAGATCATTCTGGAATGCAAAATAAACCGCCAAAAACAGACGGACCAACTTCACCAGGTACAAGTGACGCAGTCATAACAGGAGTAGGAAAACCTGGTAGTACGGTAATAGTGACATTCCCAGATGGCACGACTGCAACAGGTATAGTTAAAGCAGATGGCAGTTATGAAGTGAAAGTCCCGAATACAGTAAATGCTGAAGATATAGATATTCATAAAGTCAAAGTCTCTATTACAACAGGCGATGGAACAATGGAACATGACTCTAATGTACGTATTGAGCAAAAAGAGATGAATGAATTACCTGAAACAGGAGTAGGGTCTAATCCATCAATACCATTAATCGGTAGTTTAGCGACAATATTTGGAGGATTATTACTATTATTGTTCAAGCGTCGTAAGAAAAAAGAAGAAAGTGATAAATCATAATAAAAATTAAATTATCTCACTAAATATAAATAGCTAATGATGACAGTATTTTGAAATCACTTTGGAGAAAATGTAGCCCTACAAGTTAGATGTTAATTTCGAACTTGTGGGGTGCTTTTTTGATTAACCATCTAAAATTAAAATGCACAGTGACGGATATCATATTATAAGTTGCTTTTCAAACTGATTTCCATTATTATAAATCGTAATTATTACTATTTAAGAAGAGGGATACTATGTTTGAATGGATAATTATCGGTGGAGGTATCCACGCAACAACGATTGCATTAAAATTGAGAGAATTGGGTCTTCCAACGCAACAGTTACGCATTATCGATCCACATGATTATTTAATGGCCAACTTTGATAGACAGACATCGAGAATTGGTATGCCGTATCTACGTTCTCCACTTGTACATCACTGTCATCCAGAGCCGTTTGATTTAAAAAAATTTAGCAAAAAAGAAAAATATGCACAACCTATGAAAGGGCAGTATCAGAGGCCTCGATTAGATATGTTTATGGAACATTCACAGTACTGGATTAAACATTATGGATTAGATTATTGTCATATACGTCATAAAGCAATGTATTTAAACTATTCTAATCATTATTGGACTGTAACGCTTGATAATAACACAGAAATTACTGGTAAATATGTAGTGTTAGCAATGGGGACACATCAAACGCCATTTATCTCCAAAATATTTGAGAATCAACCAGATGTTCAACACATTCATCAAGTAGAAATAGACGATAAACAATCTGTTTCGCATGTTGTCGGAAGTGGTATATCGGCTGGACATTTGACATTGAAATTATTAAAAGAAAGCCAAAAACAAATTCATTTATGGATGAAAAAAGATTTTGAAATACATGACTTTGATGCAGATCCAGGCTGGTTAGGGCCTAAAAATATGAAAACATTCCAAGCTGAAGAAAGCTTAGAAAAACGAATTGAAGTGAATAAAAAAGAAAGACATAAAGGTTCTTTACCTAGAGAAATGTATATTACAATTAAAAATTATGAAAAAGAAGGAAGACTTGTTATTCATCGTGAGCCGATTGAAAAATTGGAAAATCATTGTATTGTAACTCAAAATGAATGTATAGATTATGACGGTATTTATTTAGCGACTGGTTTTGATATAGACTTAATGAGACAACCTTTAATTAAGAACTTAATTACAAAGTATCATGCGCCGCTTATTAAAGGTTTTCCGATTATATCTGAGTCATTAGAATGGATACCTCAAGTTTTTGTTTCGGGCATGCTAGCCGATTTAGAATTAGGTCCTTTTGCAAGGAATATTATGGGAGGAAGACAAGCAGCTCAGCGAATAGGTCAGGTGTATCTTGAGCAGAAACGTTTAGATCAAATTGCCAATTAATAGGAATATGGAGTTTATGGACGTATTAAAAATGGAATGCTATCCTTATAAAGAATGTTAAAAAGGAGAGTGGCATGTGATGATACGTTGCGTATGTCTAGTGGATGTAAGACAAGACTATTTAAGACTTGTACAAGTTAGGCATAGGGAAAAAATGTATTTCCCAGGTGGTAAAATTGAAACAGGTGAGACTCTTGAAGAGGCATTGATTCGTGAAATTAAAGAAGAATTAGACTTAACTTTGTCTCCGGAAGATTTGACATTTATTGGGAAAGTGACAGGTCCAGCATATCCACAGAAAGATGAATTAACAGAATTGAATGGTTTTAAAACGAATCAGCCAATTGATTGGTCGCAGGTTAAAATCCATGCAGAAATTACAAATATTGATTGGGTTCATTTTGATGAAGTTTCATGTATAGCACCAGCAGTATTAACGTGGATTAATACATTTGAAAGAGTAACAGATTAAGAATAAATAGAGAACGTATAAACAAAAAAGTAGAGATTGGGACAAAGGCAGTTTGGATTTGAGTATAACTAGAGCAATTCAAAAATGGATTTCAAAATTTTGAAGGATTGCTCTAAGCTATATCGAAAATGCTTCTTCTTTTGGGGAACCGTTTATCGGTTACCTAGAAGAAAAATCTGCCAAGTTTCAACCTCTACTTTTTTCAATAGAATTGAATAACAGTTTGCTATTGCTCTATTTTATATAAATTTGGGTATAACCCTATACTAGGAATATTGAATCCGATTGTGTAAATTCGAGCTTTTTGCCCTTCTTTAATCTCTTTTTGCAAATGATGACTATCAAACTTATTTCTTAATAAGATATCGCTATTTTCTATTTTAATCGTATCATTGCCACTTTTGAGCTCAACAAATTGTGTTTTTCCAGTTGTAAGTAAGTGATTTTCTTTATATTTTTGAACGATTGTACCTTCGTATGTTTGACGATTCAATTCAGGTAAAATCGTTCCCATGCTAATAAATAAGATTAATATGATAAATGCAATTATAAAAATAAAATTCATCATACGTGAGCCTATTTGATCAAATAAGCGGTAGAGTATATTTTTCAAAAGAGCCCCTCCAAGTATGTCGTTCTATTATTATAGGTGAATCCTATTTGAAAAGAAAGTATTCATTTTAATGTTGGTGTTGGTATAAGATTTGTGCCAATCGTAATAAAACGATACCGTCAACGGTATGAGGATCCCATTTTGTAATTTCATGGATTTTTTTGAGCCGATAGTTTAACGTGTTTCGATGAATAAATAAATCATTTGCAGTTTTGAGGAGTTTTCCATGGTTATTAAAGTATGCTTCTAACGTTTCACCTAAATAATTATCTTCACCAAAATGAATAATCCTTTCATAATTTGATATTAATGAATACTGGTTTAAAAAAGGCGTATCTTGAATTGTATGGCAAATCACTTCTAATTCATAGTCTAAATAACAAAATACACCAATAGTTATGTTCATCTCATCTAACAGTAATTTTAAATGTTTGCAATTACTGTGCGATTGCACAAGACCTCGAATCCCTGACTCAAAGGTGCCAATCGTAATTAGACTATGTTCTTGTATATATTCATCAGAGGATTTCTCAATAAAAGTTTTGATTTCTCTTTCAGTTTCACCTCTATGTTGATTTGATTTAAAGATAAGTAGGTATTCTTGAGGTGAAACTTTGATGATGTCATCATGGGGTAACCGCCAATTTTCCAGAGTATCGCGTACTTTTTTTAATTTAGATTTACTTGAAGTATTAATATAAACTGTTGCGACTACAAACGAATCATCTAAATCTAATTGAGCTTTAAAATGGTTACGATTATATTTTTGAATGTCAGGATGATCACTAAATAAAATATGAGATAACATTTGTGTGCGTGACAGCACTTGATT from Staphylococcus felis harbors:
- a CDS encoding Ig-like domain-containing protein, translating into MKKRKGVRRLDFLPNKNNKYSIRKFTIGTASILIGSTLVFGLPRDVEAAETASENVNTTNESSQTKDTTPDTASQDITPTIESNEASQSETLTSQQPSSDKTENTLTQPSNEPTQESSSTETPSQEDSKSEETPPSSTESSQANETSSQNSKSTNTSDSTQDTSTEETPTQEESTAPQDSASSEDSTQESQSTTGSKDAPTTIPNNQTGDKGVAPDTSEATRASYETLTSSIDNTKLTDSLKTVSPDQKETEAQTFLTKYVSEEEAQKIVDEANIDFTTATDQQINEAVLFSAVQNLSDQINQSSPEAVPMTSFRMAAQPAFATTVQEPNRQTYTIPDDPKYLYLLRDLGYNATTVKDNTQLRFSGIGQSSDQITNKINLNLTKWLNLQSEFVNGGQVHLSFNQPKFFNQIESITINGVQMTTTNNGQDWSAPISSNTVKSSLIGVVTNTPVVITLKNNQTLESLGFSNENPVYLTHTWTTNNGEIAAESIQQTLIKPKLDSQVPQTTQSSGFLTGRMVNTIRYNQDENAIKSVHLYKPDENFLQTDYDWLLYIKEQVPKQLLPYIDLSSIKLYVSDEYGNPISKNRYVNISADATGLVDTSQVPLISIMQNQSLSQLNAARGELDANVFYGTLGQSRAYTISYKLKNGVTMEQIAKQVNQNATTTSEARLNFASWLESDYLDKRVIGKSDGGAPHNRILGSYATSFIDFYDYDGDGIPDIADTSPGVNNEDTTPPDAPVIQAIESGSQTVTGTGESGATVKVTFPNGQTSTSTVQSNGTWTVAVPAGTTLKHNDTVSATLTDQANNQSKASAVIVKDTIAPNAVSINPIQDTDRMITGSNAEAGSTVKVTFNNGLTVNANVDPNGNWTLAVPSNVTLKIGDTVKVTATDAAGNKSPESVAQVFGIKIPNPPTINHIEAGSKVISGTGVVGNQVTVTLPGGAKETATVGADGTWTINIPSTVSLNDNDVVSAIQNDGQNNSGAYSVIVKDTIAPNAPLINAVEAGTTQISGQGENGSLIVVTFPDGQTALTSVDEHGNWTVDVPLETPLPVVGDVIKATSIDNADNTSENTIAKAVDTTAPDTPGVLPVELGETTVTGTGEPGATVDVLFKDGTVKSAQVNQEGVWTLEATSENLQLNDSIIVTQTDPSQNTSLSVEVTVKDTVPPEAPGVESIEANAPQVKGTSEPNAHIILETPDGKVVETDADRNGNWTADVSNVAPLQDGSIVVVRQQDASSNTSPVTRVTVKDTVAPEAPTFNEITSSNSNITGTAEPNSTVSIKLPNDVELTVQAQQDGSFSVAIPEGVDLAGGETVQATATDAVGNISQLATTTVKDTTPPDSPIILPISSNDTTISGIAEPNNTINIKMNGQSLEPVQSDETGRFTINIPTVLNGGEIVTATSTDQANNTSTENTTTVSDETQPEAPTVNKVTSEDTIITGTAEPNSTVTIKFPNRETAVGEADTNGKYTINIPSTIDLRGGETIVVTATDTDGNTSPASETIVEDQTAPNPPTVNPITSESTTITGTAEPNSTVLVTLPGGSIIEATTEANGQYSVDFPDTLDLKGGETITVVAKDNADNTSTSTVKIVEDVTPPNAPTINPVTSNSTVVTGTAEPNSTVTIAFPDGTQFETIANASGQYYQDISSVGTLIGGERVTATAKDEAGNTSDSSSAQIIDKTAPDAPSVSEIHSTDKSIVGTAEPNSTVEVVFPDQTSKTTTTDNTGKFEIDMTDAYPLLGGEELIFSATDSAGNKSEPSSAIVLDTTPPKTPTIETVKSTDTTLKGQAEPNTIVTVTFPNGDKAIGATDRLGQFDLEMPPNVNLKGGEVLTVTSTDGAGNTSEETTTTVEDQTAPEAPTVNPVTSKTEAITGTGEAGSKVTVTFPDGITATGTVDEEGRYEVKVPATVDLKGGETIKATLTDKAGNTSEATSTIVEDQTAPEAPTVNPVTSKTEVITGTGEAGSTVTVTFPDGTTATGTVDEAGHYEVKVPDTVDLKGGEVLTVTTTDEAGNTSEETTTTVEDQTAPEAPTVNPVISETEVITGTGEAGSTVTVTFPDGTTATGMVNEEGRYEVNIPGTVDLKGGEVLTVTTTDKAGNTSEATSITVEDQTAPEAPTVDPVTSETEVITGTGEAGSKVTVTFPDGTTATGTVDEEGRYEVTIPATVDLKGGETIKVTTTDEAGNQSEETTTIVEDKSAPEAPTVDPVTSETEVITGTGEAGSKVTVTFPDGTTATGTVDEEGRYEVTIPATVDLKGGETIKVTSTDEAGNQSEETTTTVEDKSAPDTPTVDPVTSETEVITGTGEARSTVTVTFPDGTITTGTVDEEGRYEVKVPDTVDLKGGEVLTVTSTDEAGNTSEETTTTVEDQTAPEAPTANPVTSETEVITGTGEAGSTVTVTFPDGTTATGTVDEEGRYEVTIPATVDLKGGETVKVTSTDKAGNTSEETTTTVEDQTAPEAPTVNPVTSKTEIITGTGEVGSTVTVTFPDGTTATGTVNGEGRYEVRIPDTVDLKGGETIKVTSTDEAGNTSEETSITVEDQTAPEAPTVDPVTSETEVITGTGEAGSTVTVTFPDGTTSEGIVNQEGRYEVKVPATVDLKGGEVLTVTSTDKAGNQSEETSTTVEDQTAPEAPTVNPVTSETEVITGTGEAGSTVTVTFPDGTTTTGTVDEAGHYEVKVPATVDLKGGETIKVTTTDEAGNQSEETTTTVEDKSAPDTPTVNPVTSETEVITGTGEAGSTVTVTFPDGTTVTGTVDEEGRYEVKIPDTVGLKGGETIKVTLTDEAGNQSEETTTTVEDKSAPEAPTVNPVTSETEVITGTGEAGSAVTVTFPDGTTVTGTVDEEGRYEVKIPDTVGLKGGETIKVTSTDEAGNTSEETTTTVEDKSAPEVPTVDPMTSETKAITGTGEAGSKVTVTFPDGTTATGTVDEEGHYEVKIPDTVDLKGGEVLTVTSTDGAGNQSEETTTTVEDKSAPEEPTVNPVTSETEVITGTGEAGSKVTVTFPDGTTATGMVNEEGRYEVNIPGTVDLKGGEVLTVTSTDKAGNTSEGTTTTVEDQTAPEAPTVDRVTSETEVITGTGEAGSTVTVTFPDGTTATGTVDEEGRYEVKIPDTVGLKGGETIKVTLTDSSGNVSKPTEMVVAQDHSGMQNKPPKTDGPTSPGTSDAVITGVGKPGSTVIVTFPDGTTATGIVKADGSYEVKVPNTVNAEDIDIHKVKVSITTGDGTMEHDSNVRIEQKEMNELPETGVGSNPSIPLIGSLATIFGGLLLLLFKRRKKKEESDKS
- a CDS encoding FAD/NAD(P)-binding protein, which translates into the protein MFEWIIIGGGIHATTIALKLRELGLPTQQLRIIDPHDYLMANFDRQTSRIGMPYLRSPLVHHCHPEPFDLKKFSKKEKYAQPMKGQYQRPRLDMFMEHSQYWIKHYGLDYCHIRHKAMYLNYSNHYWTVTLDNNTEITGKYVVLAMGTHQTPFISKIFENQPDVQHIHQVEIDDKQSVSHVVGSGISAGHLTLKLLKESQKQIHLWMKKDFEIHDFDADPGWLGPKNMKTFQAEESLEKRIEVNKKERHKGSLPREMYITIKNYEKEGRLVIHREPIEKLENHCIVTQNECIDYDGIYLATGFDIDLMRQPLIKNLITKYHAPLIKGFPIISESLEWIPQVFVSGMLADLELGPFARNIMGGRQAAQRIGQVYLEQKRLDQIAN
- a CDS encoding NUDIX domain-containing protein, which produces MIRCVCLVDVRQDYLRLVQVRHREKMYFPGGKIETGETLEEALIREIKEELDLTLSPEDLTFIGKVTGPAYPQKDELTELNGFKTNQPIDWSQVKIHAEITNIDWVHFDEVSCIAPAVLTWINTFERVTD
- a CDS encoding PucR family transcriptional regulator; this encodes MIKKQWAEKFVKQAAGVLKSNIYITNRSGQVISASNQQSLGEIYPTAVLSIQRNLPIEVEEDNLKFWNMTFPAVITPIKYKNESYGAIIVSGHPSDIRTHTRLIKINAEYVIAQDIERENDFNQVLSRTQMLSHILFSDHPDIQKYNRNHFKAQLDLDDSFVVATVYINTSSKSKLKKVRDTLENWRLPHDDIIKVSPQEYLLIFKSNQHRGETEREIKTFIEKSSDEYIQEHSLITIGTFESGIRGLVQSHSNCKHLKLLLDEMNITIGVFCYLDYELEVICHTIQDTPFLNQYSLISNYERIIHFGEDNYLGETLEAYFNNHGKLLKTANDLFIHRNTLNYRLKKIHEITKWDPHTVDGIVLLRLAQILYQHQH